The Falco rusticolus isolate bFalRus1 chromosome 5, bFalRus1.pri, whole genome shotgun sequence genome has a segment encoding these proteins:
- the UBN2 gene encoding ubinuclein-2 isoform X4: MIAIWETAELGVLMYDELVPASLTTKYGGFYINTGTLQFRQASDSEDEDFAEDKKHRPPKIAKLKESEDRGMKKRKRKDEGTEKEKKPRKMKVPKQLGVMALNSHKSEKKKKKLYKDSLSLAAMIRKFQKEKEAMRKKESSPKPPVTVATSTPSKIPSSSLSAGNDISDLNLRINDPVLSIFGSTNERELLQEAESALEMLGDIDFDKLLDGTSDGSPVSELSGENGNVTQATYTSQVMTPKQVPALPEGLPMLLEKRIGDLRTAAKMFDEEGRKKFFTQDMNNILLDIELQLQEINPAIRNGVYSHLEAFVPCNKDTLIKRLKKLHLNVQDDRLREPLQKLKLAVSNVMPEQLCKYQEDCQARNQAKNAKLQAEDEREKNGSEEDDDEKPGKRVVGPRKKFHWDDTVRSLLCNLVKIKLGCYELEPNRSQSAEDYLKTFMETEVKPLWPKGWMQARMLFKESRSVHNHLTSAPAKKKVILAPKPKVKDSSPKKEQKTCTSSVNSSCATVLSSGTPVCTPPSSSCPPAPETICLDDSLDEDLSFHPPSLDSISDALAVINNGAKGSPLGSTIDTPTSRPRPGLREEKLASIMSKLPLATAKKVEPTQTPHSSSLIAGHTGPVPKKPQDLVHTGISSGLIAGSSIQNPKVSLEPLPAKLLQQGLQRSSQIQAASSSSQTHVSSSKTQAAISTSSQRAKDSNILVSSEAQGGSSSTSQVTKVHQHSAVQQKYVSPLQATISKSQTNPVVKLSSNPKLSCSSPVMKAQDKSVVYRLPLSNPSSGSGSQVSHPLVSRTTSSTSTSSNYLAKAMVSQVSSQGFKPPFSMAASPKPAASPKPTASKPSVTPKPNASPKFSSKSTSSPRPATTPSSSSSSALVSQSSHSSNNPLHKQTGGVNISRQSPTMNLLPSNRTSGLQPAKNPQASSKLPNSSPSGTVGKNNLGGVGMNVPANRGSNLNSSGASRTSLSGGAGSGTQGATKQLSTPHRPSSASGSPVVAASVQSTAGASLLANASPLTLMASPLSVTSQNVTSAPLTPFGMLGGLVPVTVPFQFPLELLGFGTDTAGVTTTSGSTSAAFHHSLTQNLLKGLQPGAQHAATLSHSPLPAHLQQAYTDGGQSKGDTKLQRKNQ, from the exons ATGATAGCCATTTGGGAAACAGCAGAGCTCGGTGTGCTGATG TATGATGAATTGGTTCCTGCATCCCTGACAACCAAATATGGAGGGTTTTATATCAACACTGGTACTCTGCAGTTCCGGCAGGCATCTGATTCAGAGGATGAAGACTTCGCAGAAGATAAAAAGCATAGGCCACCTAAA ATAGCAAAGTTGAAAGAAAGTGAAGATCGAGGAATGAAGAAGCGCAAGCGGAAAGATGAagggacagaaaaggagaagaagcCTCGAAAAATGAAAGTTCCTAAGCAGCTGGG AGTAATGGCCTTAAATTCACACAagtctgaaaagaagaaaaagaaattgtataaAGACTCACTCTCTCTGGCTGCCATGATCCGTAAATTtcaaaaggagaaggaagccATGAGGAAGAAGGAATCTAGTCCAAAACCTCCAGTGACTGTTGCAACCTCTACCCCTAGTAaaattccttcctcctctctcagTGCAGGAAATGATATCTCTGACTTGAATCTTAGGATCAATGATCCTGTCCTCTCCATTTTTGGTAGCACAAATGAACGTGAGCTCCTGCAAGAAGCTGAAAGTGCCCTGGAGATGCTGGGAGACATTGACTTTGACAAGTTGCTTGATGGCACTTCTGATGGCAGCCCGGTATCTGAGCTGtcaggagaaaatggaaatgtcacTCAGGCAACCTACACCTCTCAGGTCATGACACCCAAGCAGGTGCCTGCCCTCCCAGAAGGTCTGCCTATGCTACTTGAAAAACGCATTGGAGACCTTCGAACA GCCGCCAAGATGTTTGATGAAGAAGGCAGGAAGAAGTTTTTCACGCAAGACATGAATAATATTCTGCTGGA tattgAGCTACAGTTACAGGAGATAAATCCTGCCATTCGCAATGGAGTGTACTCTCACCTTGAGGCCTTTGTGCCATGCAATAAGGACACACTGATAAAGCGTCTGAAGAAGTTACACCTCAATGTCCAG GATGACCGCTTGAGAGAACCGCTGCAAAAGCTGAAACTAGCTGTCAGTAATGTCATGCCTGAACAGTTATGCAAGTATCAGGAGGACTGTCAGGCCCGCAATCAAGCCAAGAATGCCAA GTTACAAGCAGAAGATGAACGAGAGAAAAATGGATCGGAGGAGGATGATGATGAGAAACCTGGAAAAAGGGTTGTGGGACCCAGAAAGAAGTTTCATTGGGATGACACAGTGCG GTCTCTGTTGTGTAATCTTGTCAAGATTAAGCTGGGATGCTATGAGCTAGAGCCAAATAGAAGTCAGTCTGCTGAAGATTACCTCAAAACCTTTatggaaacagaagtgaaaCCACTTTGGCCTAAAGGCTGGATGCAGGCAAG gatgctttttaaagaaagccgAAGTGTTCACAATCACCTTACTTCTGCTCC GGCAAAGAAGAAGGTGATTTTGGCTCCTAAACCCAAAGTGAAG GACTCCAGTccaaagaaagaacagaaaacatgtaCGTCTTCAGTCAATTCAAGTTGCGCTACTGTACTGAGTTCTGGCACACCTGTCTGCACCCCACCCAGCTCTAGCTGCCCACCAGCTCCAGAGACTATCTGCTTGGACGACTCACTGGATGAAGACCTCTCTTTCCACCCACCCTCACTGGACTCTATTTCTGATGCTCTGGCAGTTATCAATAATGGTGCCAAGGGATCACCTCTTGGGTCTACCATAGACACACCAACATCCAGACCTCGCCCTGGGCTGAGGGAAGAGAAACTAGCAAGCATTATGAGTAAGTTGCCCCTGGCAACTGCAAAGAAAGTAGAGCCCACTCAAACACCCCATTCATCAAGTCTTATTGCTGGTCACACAGGGCCAGTACCAAAGAAACCCCAGGACCTAGTTCACACTGGTATCTCTTCAGGCCTTATTGCTGGATCTTCAATTCAAAATCCTAAGGTTTCCTTAGAGCCTTTGCCAGCCAAACTACTTCAGCAAGGACTACAGAGGTCAAGCCAGATCCAAGCTGCTTCCTCTTCTTCGCAGACTCATGTTTCTTCCTCTAAGACCCAAGCAGCTATTTCCACCTCCTCTCAAAGAGCCAAGGATTCTAATATATTGGTATCGTCTGAGGCTCAAGGTGGTTCTTCGTCAACATCACAAGTGACAAAGGTGCACCAGCATTCAGCTGTACAGCAGAAATATGTATCTCCTTTACAAGCAACTATAAGTAAATCACAGACCAATCCAGTGGTAAAATTGAGTAGTAATCCTAAACTGTCTTGTTCATCACCAGTCATGAAAGCTCAAGATAAGTCTGTAGTATATCGCCTGCCTTTGTCTAATCCCTCATCTGGAAGTGGCTCTCAAGTGTCTCATCCACTGGTTTCTCGGACAACATCCAGCACCTCTACCTCTAGTAACTATTTAGCCAAGGCTATGGTGTCACAAGTTTCTTCCCAGGGTTTCAAGCCTCCCTTCTCCATGGCTGCCTCTCCTAAACCTGCTGCCTCTCCCAAGCCTACTGCATCTAAGCCCTCTGTGACACCCAAGCCCAATGCATCACCTAAATTTTCATCTAAGTCCACCTCATCCCCTAGGCCTGCAACAACACCCAGTTCTTCCAGTTCAAGTGCACTAGTTTCCCAGAGTAGTCACTCCAGCAACAACCCCCTTCATAAACAGACCGGTGGTGTAAATATCAGCAGGCAGTCTCCCACAATGAATCTGCTGCCCTCTAATCGCACCTCAGGCCTTCAGCCTGCAAAGAACCCTCAGGCCTCTTCAAAATTGCCCAACTCTTCTCCTTCTGGAACTGttggtaaaaataatttgggtGGAGTTGGAATGAATGTACCTGCCAACAGAGGCAGTAACCTTAACTCAAGTGGAGCTAGTAGGACTAGTCTGTCTGGGGGAGCAGGAAGTGGAACACAGGGTGCTACTAAACAATTGTCAACTCCACACAGACCATCTTCTGCCTCAGGGTCTCCAGTTGTAGCAGCCAGTGTGCAG TCAACAGCAGGAGCATCATTACTGGCCAACGCCTCACCTCTGACTCTCATGGCATCACCCCTGTCTGTAACCAGTCAGAACGTGACGTCTGCACCATTAACTCCTTTTGGGATGCTGGGTGGCCTTGTTCCTGTGACCGTGCCCTTCCAGTTTCCCTTGGAGCTGCTTGGCTTCGGGACGGACACAGCTGGAGTGACAACCACCTCGGGATCTACCTCAGCGGCTTTCCACCACAGCCTAACTCAGA ACTTACTGAAGGGTTTACAGCCAGGTGCTCAGCATGCAGCAACGCTGTCTCACTCACCTCTGCCTGCTCACTTGCAGCAAGCTTACACAG ATGGAGGCCAAAGTAAAGGGGACACTAAGTTACAGCGGAAAAACCAGTGA